In the genome of Plasmodium chabaudi chabaudi strain AS genome assembly, chromosome: 6, one region contains:
- a CDS encoding CIR protein — protein MSAHVCEMFDSLYKQLPDNGDEANQSDDTILLYKTYCPINGDEPGKCNSNLDKISAGLGYLLPQLFGNVESEEDHEEQEGNYVYYGLLWTSYKLQQLPPSELIDLNQFYDNYIKNNVWFESYLSDIDTKKNLMSVDTKTLSDLYHIFKEMCKIFYNNGDDDYNLDDFTGYYKSAINCAKNYSKQCNNADTDTSGNTNFVLYDMLKHVYDDFKKGYYKNNPQANSFPEIPEIEEIKEPLISDSENLDSLDSTDENIETQDGGSENSDFVENSDQVSPECELGEPQNNETVDQSEDLVIVDEKCLKDFEIKLPNYFDGLEVSDIEVEYPDVQEELVYIDTEFSKLEYDLPFFEDKYLDLENDPQYIIDELYVSKNELSNSVMKPQIIDIDFPNFDIEQNDFDNQSQPDQTITLAFDDPFKNPENFSDNIMCKLHGPKSVYCNRIICNRIKIGVIALSIPVVLVFIYKYFPWKRTKKPKKTKKMKRVVNLLDRKKTKKIDINSIDDKKTIQTIINSNDKKKPKKRIISSNDKEKTTKRNISSDNGKASLLFNIYKKMQLSPMPFIHLFMLLIFFIFKRKKDFIE, from the exons ATGTCCGCTCATgtg tgTGAAATGTTTGATAGTTTATATAAGCAATTACCAGATAATGGTGACGAAGCAAATCAATCAGATGATACAATTCTATTATACAAAACTTATTGTCCTATAAATGGAGACGAGCCTGGAAAATGTAATTCTAATCTTGATAAAATTAGCGCTGGGCTTGGATATTTATTACCACAACTATTTGGTAATGTTGAATCTGAGGAGGACCATGAAGAACAGGAAGgaaattatgtatattacgGTTTGCTGTGGACAAGTTATAAATTACAACAATTACCTCCGAGCGAATTAATTGATTTAAATCAGTTTTATGATAATTACATAAAGAATAATGTGTGGTTTGAATCATATTTAAGCGACATagatacaaaaaaaaatttgatgaGTGTTGATACTAAAACATTGAGTGatctttatcatatatttaaagaaatgtgtaaaatattttataataatggcGACGATGATTATAATTTAGATGATTTCACGGGTTATTATAAATCTGCTATCAATTGCGCTAAAAATTATAGCAAACAGTGTAATAATGCCGATACTGATACCAGCGGTAACacaaattttgttttatatgataTGTTGAAACATGTTTATGatgattttaaaaagggttattataaaaataacccCCAAGCTAATTCGTTTCCCGAAATTCCAGAGATcgaagaaataaaagaacCCCTTATATCAGATTCTGAAAATTTGGATTCACTGGATAGTACGgatgaaaatatagaaacTCAGGATGGTGGATCAGAAAATTCAGATTTTGTGGAAAATAGTGACCAAGTAAGTCCGGAATGTGAATTAGGGGAGCCACAAAACAACGAAACTGTAGACCAATCAGAGGATTTAGTTATTGTCGatgaaaaatgtttaaaagATTTTGAGATTAAATTgccaaattattttgatggGCTAGAAGTTTCAGATATAGAGGTTGAATACCCAGATGTACAGGAGGAACTTGTTTACATAGATACTGAATTCTCGAAATTAGAATATGATTTACCATTTTTTGAGgataaatatttagatTTAGAAAATGACCCCCAATATATCATTGATGAATTATAtgtttcaaaaaatgaattatcaAATTCAGTGATGAAACCACAAATTATAGATATTGATTTCCCAAATTTTGATATTGAGCAAAATGATTTTGATAATCAATCACAGCCAGATCAAACTATTACATTAGCATTTGACGATCCATTCAAGAATCCAGAGAATTTCTCAGACAATATTATGTGCAAACTACATGGACCCAAATCAGTATATTGTAATAGGATTATATGTAATAGGATAAAAATTGGAGTTATAGCTCTTTCAATACCTGTTGTTTtggtatttatatataag TATTTTCCATGGAAGAGGACAAAAAAACcaaagaaaacaaaaaaaatgaaaagagtTGTAAATTTACTtgatagaaaaaaaacaaaaaagataGACATAAATTCAattgatgataaaaaaactatacaaacaattataaattccaatgataaaaaaaaaccaaaaaaaagaattataaGTTCCAacgataaagaaaaaacaacaaaaagaaatataagtTCGGATAATGGGAAAGCATCACTATTATTCAACATATACAAAAAGATGCAGCTAAGTCCTATGccttttattcatttatttatgttattgattttttttatttttaaaagaaaaaaagattttatagaatag